The following proteins are encoded in a genomic region of uncultured Hyphomonas sp.:
- a CDS encoding porin family protein, with the protein MKLALASLAALAVVAPAFADGNIELGAGYSHFDTDGANLDAFTARGTYFFNPHVGVEGEASIGIGDDQIGAAEIELDSSLGAFGVVQMPVAERVDLFARAGYATNDYSIDVPGAGSASGDDDGLAYGVGGKVYLTERFGVRADLTRYEGDDTDADVIAIGGIMKF; encoded by the coding sequence ATGAAACTTGCACTCGCTTCACTCGCCGCCCTCGCCGTTGTGGCGCCAGCCTTCGCAGACGGAAACATCGAGCTCGGTGCCGGTTACTCGCACTTCGATACCGACGGAGCGAACCTGGATGCCTTCACCGCACGTGGCACCTATTTCTTCAACCCGCATGTCGGCGTGGAAGGCGAAGCCTCGATCGGTATCGGAGACGACCAGATTGGCGCGGCTGAAATCGAACTCGACAGCTCGCTGGGCGCATTCGGTGTCGTCCAGATGCCGGTCGCTGAGCGCGTCGACCTGTTCGCCCGCGCCGGTTACGCCACCAACGACTACAGCATCGACGTTCCGGGCGCGGGCAGCGCATCGGGCGACGATGATGGCCTCGCCTATGGTGTCGGCGGCAAGGTGTACCTGACCGAGCGCTTCGGCGTGCGTGCAGACCTCACCCGCTATGAAGGCGACGACACCGATGCCGACGTGATCGCCATCGGCGGCATCATGAAATTCTAA
- the aroC gene encoding chorismate synthase yields MSHNTFGHLFRVTTWGESHGPALGCVVDGCPPGLPLDETFIQQFLDKRRPGTSRFVTQRQEPDAVKILSGVFEDDRTGGPVTTGTPISLMIENTDQRSKDYGEIRDRYRPGHADYPYDAKYGVRDYRGGGRSSARETAARVAAGAVARRALGDGIVIRGAVVQIGPHAINRANWNWDIVEDNPFWCPDADMVPKWEEFLDATRKAGSSTGAIVEVQASGVPAGWGAPIYGKLDGELAGAMMSINAVKGVEIGAGFGAASLSGEENADQMRAGNDGPLFLSNNNGGVAGGISTGQDLIVRIAIKPTSSILNEVQSVTRDGENVDVRTKGRHDPCVGIRAVPVAEAMMACVLADQKLRHRGQTGS; encoded by the coding sequence ATGTCTCACAACACGTTCGGCCACCTCTTCCGCGTGACGACCTGGGGCGAAAGCCACGGGCCGGCCCTCGGATGTGTGGTCGATGGCTGCCCGCCCGGCCTGCCGCTGGATGAAACCTTCATCCAGCAATTCCTGGACAAACGCCGCCCCGGCACCTCGCGCTTCGTCACGCAGCGCCAGGAGCCGGACGCGGTGAAAATCCTCTCCGGCGTCTTCGAAGACGACCGCACAGGCGGGCCTGTCACGACGGGCACGCCGATCTCGCTGATGATCGAGAACACCGACCAGCGATCGAAAGACTATGGCGAGATCCGGGACCGTTACCGGCCCGGCCATGCCGACTATCCTTATGATGCCAAATATGGCGTGCGCGACTATCGCGGCGGCGGCCGGTCCTCTGCCCGCGAAACCGCTGCGCGTGTGGCCGCTGGCGCCGTGGCCCGCCGCGCGCTGGGCGATGGCATCGTGATCCGCGGCGCGGTCGTTCAGATCGGCCCGCATGCCATCAACCGCGCGAACTGGAACTGGGACATTGTCGAGGACAATCCCTTCTGGTGCCCGGACGCGGACATGGTTCCCAAATGGGAAGAATTCCTGGACGCGACACGCAAGGCAGGCAGCTCCACCGGCGCCATTGTCGAAGTGCAGGCCAGCGGCGTCCCGGCTGGCTGGGGCGCGCCCATCTATGGCAAGCTGGATGGCGAACTGGCCGGCGCGATGATGAGCATCAATGCCGTGAAGGGCGTCGAGATCGGCGCAGGCTTCGGCGCGGCGTCACTCTCCGGTGAAGAAAACGCCGACCAGATGCGCGCGGGCAATGACGGCCCCCTCTTCCTGTCGAACAATAATGGCGGCGTGGCCGGCGGCATCTCGACCGGGCAGGATTTGATCGTGCGCATCGCGATCAAGCCGACCTCTTCCATCCTGAACGAAGTCCAGTCCGTCACCCGTGACGGCGAGAATGTGGATGTCCGCACCAAGGGCCGCCACGACCCGTGCGTCGGCATCCGCGCCGTGCCCGTCGCCGAGGCGATGATGGCCTGCGTGCTGGCGGACCAGAAACTGCGCCACCGCGGCCAGACCGGAAGCTGA